The segment ATGTGGTGAAAAATTTGCGCTTCAGGGTCCTGCAAAAGGGTTCCTACAAGGTGGGACATCTCGTGGACGGGGGTCTTTCTGGGATCCTTTCCGAAGACCCTGATCTCACCCTCAACCCTAGCTGAGATCATGTGAGGAATGACTCCATTCAAAACGTTCACGAGGGTGGACTTTCCGGAGCCCGACTTGCCCAAGACTAGTACGGACTCTCCTTCGTCAATTGCTAGCTCCTCTACCTCGAGTGAAGGTCGCGTCCTCCCTAGGTAGGTGACCCTTAGGTTACTCACCTCCACGAATTTCACTGGCCTCACCTCTCATCTCACTGTCCCACAGCCTTAGCTATCCTAACTGCTAGGATCGCCCCTATAGCTCCTATTATAACGTCTCCGGGAATGAAGGCCACGAGATTAAACAATATGTGAGACCAATTAACGTAGGACCCGTAAATGAAGGGTGAGAAGAACGCGCTGTAAAATATGGGATCTGGGATAGACCAGGAGAACCCTAGGACTGCTCCCTGAATTAAGGCTAGGACGGTCGAGAGCCTAGTTGCGGTAGCGCTACCTGTCCCTCCACCCGTCAACTCCTTCCCAATGTTGAAGATGTGACCTCCAGTGGCAGCTATCATCAAGTCTACGAAGAGACCGTAAGTTAAAGTCTCGTAAATGAAGAACATAGGTTCCCCTCCGAAACCGTAATGAAATATATCACTCAATAAAGAGAAAATAAACAAAGTTAGCATACCAGTACCCACTTTCCTAACAAGAGCAGCTACTATTAAAACAATTACAAATCTCCCCCAAAAACCTACGCTAACGAAGGGGGTGCTCGGGATGAACCTCCCTATGAAGCTCCCGATGTAAAACTCCCAAACGACTGAAAAAGCTCCTGCTATCCCAATGTAAACTAGGTCTACTGTAGTGAAGGCCTTCAATCCTCCCGTCTTCTTACCAAAGTAGAGAGCTAATAGAACTGCACCTATGAAGTAGATTAGAATTATCTCCCAGGGTATCTGTCCTGGTACGTTTACCTCTGCTTTTATACCGTTGAAGCCCATAATATCTCAATATTCCAAAACTCACAATACATAATAAGTATGAGGTATATAGTTTAAATAGAGATACATAGTAATAAATAGTCATTATTTAATATATATATTCACATGCACTTAAATATGTAGAGAATGAATCCCCCTTTAAACCGCTTTGAACCTGTGACCGTGAGACGTCCTCATCCCGTTAGCTTTAGTCTCAAAGAATCCATTCTAATTTCGAACTCAGCTATCGTTATTTCGAATTAAAATCGTATAAAGTTATTTTTTATTTAAGTAAATATTACGGGCTTTAGACTTGATTATTTCCGTTTCATCTATTGTAATGGACGAAAACCGAACCAATTCCTTTTAGCTCATGAAGGTTCGTTTGAACCCCTCTGATAGCTTCCCGTGAAGGGTTAAAGGCGTAACTGTGGCTTTAGGGTGTGAGTTACTTTTCGTTTTGTTCGTAACAATCGTTGGGGCTCCACTTTGGAGAACTATTTAAAATCGAACTGCGAAGGAGCATTTAAACGGAGATCAAAAGGGATCAGAGAGTCTTTAGCTTAAACACGCTCACGTTGAGACCTTTCTAAACTTTTATATTATGTTTCAACGTTCTAATATCATGGATTTCGATGTCGTCGTTATAGGCGCAGGAGGAGGAGGTTATCCCGGGGCCTTCAGGTTAGCTAAGTCAGGTTATAACGTGTTGATGGTAGACCCCAAGGGAGTGCTCGGAGGAAACTGTCTCTATAGCGGATGCGTCCCCTCTAAGACAGTTAGGGAGTTAGCCCACACGATTTACAGGATCAAGAACGTGCTTGGCCAGGAAGTGAAGGTAGACTTCAAGGAAATCCAGAGACAAAAGGATAGGGTCCAAGAGATCAGGTTCAAACAACACGAAAGGGAGCTCTCCGAGCACGGAGGAGTAACCTTCATGAAGGGTATCGCAAGGATAAGGGACCCCAAGAACGTAATAGTTGACGTTGATGGGAAGGAAGTTGAGGTGAGAGCTAAGTACGTTCTGATAGCTAGCGGAAGCGAACCTGTAAAACCTAAGTTTCCCGGATCGGAGTACTGCATAACGAGCGACGATTTGTTTGAGTACAAGAGCAAGGTTTCTGACCTCCCCCAGGACATGGTAATAGTGGGTGGAGGTTACATAGCGATTGAGGTCGCATCGGTCTTCTCCAAGCTTGGGGTGAAGACTCACCTCTTAGTGAGAGGCGATAGGGTCCTCAAGGGTTTCCCAGAGCAGATGGTGAAGACGTTACTATCGTCCTTAAAGCTGGACATAATGTACAACTCGCCCCTATTCGAAGTAAAGAAAGTTGGCTCCGAATACGAGGTTATCTTCGGAAGTGGAGGGGTGAAGAGAAGCCTCAGGACGAATCTAGTCATGTTAGCTACAGGGAGGAAAGCTGTGATACCTAAGGGGAGTGAGGGATTGACCAACGAGAAGGGTTACATTAAGACTGACGAAGCGATGAGGACCAGTCTACAGAACGTTTTCGCGGCAGGCGACGTTAACGGCTTAGCCCCCTACTTTCACGCTGCGGTTAGGATGAGCTTGGCCGCAGCTTATAACATAATGGCTAACGGAGAGCCTATTGATTACGTTGACGTTAGGAGCGTACCCGTAACGCTCTACTCGATACCTTCAGCCTCTTACGTGGGAAACGTAAACCCCAGTGACGCAATTGAGGTGACCTACAATATGGAAGATGAGGTCATGTCTCAGATGTATAACGAAATGGATGGTGTGCTTAAGCTCTTCTTCGAAAGGGGGAGCTTAAGGCTATTAGGAGGATGGATGGTGGGAGTTCACTCTCAATATTTAATAAACGAGATAGGACAGGCTGTCGCTCACGGGCTGACAGCTAGGCAACTGGCTGAGTTCGCCGATCAACACCCCTCAACGAACGAGATAGTGAGCTACGCGGCCAGAAAGGTTCTGTAGCTAAGGTGAGCCCAAAGGGTTTTTAAGATTAAAAACTTTTTAAACATCAAAGCGGTTAAGGTGATGGAGAACTCAAGGCTTGACGTGAGATGAGATATAGGTAGCACAGTCCCAAAAAGACGTTTGGGCTTTTAGAGATCGCATAAGGAAAACTAGAAAGATCGCTTGAGCTATCTCATGATGTGAGCTAAACGCTATGAG is part of the Metallosphaera cuprina Ar-4 genome and harbors:
- a CDS encoding dihydrolipoyl dehydrogenase, yielding MDFDVVVIGAGGGGYPGAFRLAKSGYNVLMVDPKGVLGGNCLYSGCVPSKTVRELAHTIYRIKNVLGQEVKVDFKEIQRQKDRVQEIRFKQHERELSEHGGVTFMKGIARIRDPKNVIVDVDGKEVEVRAKYVLIASGSEPVKPKFPGSEYCITSDDLFEYKSKVSDLPQDMVIVGGGYIAIEVASVFSKLGVKTHLLVRGDRVLKGFPEQMVKTLLSSLKLDIMYNSPLFEVKKVGSEYEVIFGSGGVKRSLRTNLVMLATGRKAVIPKGSEGLTNEKGYIKTDEAMRTSLQNVFAAGDVNGLAPYFHAAVRMSLAAAYNIMANGEPIDYVDVRSVPVTLYSIPSASYVGNVNPSDAIEVTYNMEDEVMSQMYNEMDGVLKLFFERGSLRLLGGWMVGVHSQYLINEIGQAVAHGLTARQLAEFADQHPSTNEIVSYAARKVL